The DNA segment ctttggttggtctgtaagcttaaggcctaaactaggagagacaaggtggttattgcccaggcacttgcagctctagaacatggtgcttcccctgatatatctatgcttaagcaataggtcgctggccattcagctcttgcaccccacgaggctagtctcattgcacgggatagagtgagtgtgcttcagcagcccgagagaattgcacggctaagcactgcagtagaagggctctgcggcacatatgagcctattctagggagacatgtcatctttcatgaaggttcagtgtcctagttcccttcccccaggtaaaacgacacgggagcaggtcagggttgctctgggtaaaagcctgtgagcctaagagctaatcctgtacatggctcctttacctgcacactggggatttgacctctatctccactctcattaatatgggtggcctattgctcttattaaaagaaaagggggagatgttgggagccgccctcacatttgccattataagatggcgctgacagctgtgttctaagtggtaaacataatctgcacacgtgcaggggcagttttcccgccatgtgttctgcctttctcgtgatgacaactgggccgatgggctgcagccaatcagggagtaatacgtcctaggtggaggataattctccttaaaagggacggggttttgccattctttctctctctcttgttcttgctttctctctctcttgttctttctcttgctttcttgttctttttctttctctctcttgctctcttgctctctggctcctgaagatgtaagcaataaagcttttgccgcagaagattccggtttgttgcgttcttcctggccggtcgcgtgaacgcgtgtaagagccCTGTGCTAACCATGTTGAAACTTTGGAGCTCGCCTGATTGCACCTCACAGCACCCAGCAGCAGGTATCAGAGCTTAGGACACCAGACCACTCAAGCAGTCTCAGCAACTCCAGGCTCCCAGAAGAACCTCCCTCCTCTTTGACTGGCGGGTCTGTCTGAAGGTTCTGATTGGCCAGTAtgtcttgagtgacatgagcatATCTCCTAGGGTTTGAGTTTGCGGGAGGTCCACAGCTGAGTGCCTTCTAGCCCAGAATTCCAGACAAGAGGCAGATCTTTTCTGAATCTTCAGGGATTCGCATTTCAGTAGCACTTTTGCCTCCATTAGCTTACACATCTGTCTTCCCACGTGGGGCCACAGATGACCCAGAACTCTAGTTTGCACTGCTCAACAGCCAACTCCTCCTCTTTCTGGGCATTGAGCCTGTGCTCACCAGGTTCTGACTTCAAAGTTTTCCTGAGCTCCTCTACAGAAGGGTGAAGGtacttccccctcttcctcctggaatcaaggTAGATAGTATGGATAACCCATTAGCAAATTGCAGTGAAGTTATTAATCTGTTCTACAAGTGGAAGAGTGCTCAAAATGTAAACAATTTAAAGAGAAATTTAGGAAActagaggtgttttttttttttttttttaatattttttgatgttgttgtttttgtggctGAATCTCGTTGGGTTCAGGGAAACTACAACTACTGCACACCTGGTAGGGATGAGATAAGCCTGAGAAAAAGCAGGAAATGATGACAAACAATGTGGAGCACTTATTTTTACTGGCACTTCTTCCCTgtggcaggcaaggaaatcatgCGAGTCATTTTCCAACCAATGATTTCCTTCAAGAAAGGTCACGCTGCAATTTTTCCGAGGGAGTCTGGGTATGTTTTCTTAGAACTTTTCCTACTCCTGTAAATGCTGAGTCAAGTTCTCTGCTGAAAGTGGTCACAATTCTCACATATGCCAAGGACATGGAACACACATTCCCCCGTCACAAAgaaaacctcaacagatacaagactATTGAAGTTCCCTTTTAATTACATTAAATTAGGTTGCCATGGATGAATGCTGATTtctacagcaacagaaacaatagaaagcctacCAACACAAGGAAACTGAGAAACTCCTCAAGAACCACTGAGTCAAAGAAGAGATAAATATAGAAATTAAATGTAGAGCAACCAAACtaagcttatttaaaaaaaatggtctaTGCAGAAAACATGTCAGCTTAAGAATTATATAAAACTGGCATTTCCTGGagatgaagaaatggctcagtgattaagagcaccgtctgttcttccagagaacctggggcCAATTCTCAGCTCCCATGTGACAGGTCGCAACTGGTTGTAATTTAAGTCTcaggagatctggcaccctcttctgcctcctgggtactaggcatgcatgtggtgaacatatatacatgcagctaaaacactcatacataataaacaaaaactataaaaagaGAATGGCAATTCTTTGTCCACATAATTTGattgaaattaatatttataatgaTAATCATGgtcaaataaacattttattgttCTATAATTAAATCAAATACCTGAAAAGTGATGTGATCACCTGAATCACCTAAAATCTAAAAATGCAATACATATACAAATTAGTAAACATTAGTATACTCACATATAGCTGAAAAGTAATACTTTCCACACACTTGTTAAGATTTTATAAATATAGTAGCTTGggtttagtttgttgttgttttttgcacATGTCCTTTTGCAGGTAATGTACGCAGAATACACGCCATAAATGTATGCAGAATACACGCCAGGAGCTCAATTTTTGTTCTATTGGCTCTCTTCAGTTGAATCCAGGCAGGTTcctatttgtttttgttcttgttcggtcatttttctctgtgtatgttaCAAGGATAGTTTTGCTCTCACAATGCTTTATACTTTCCATATGCACATGAGTTCTCTTGGGAGGAAAGTCTTAACTTTCTTGTTTATAACATGCAATGGTATGTTGGGTAAGAAGGGATTTTTCTAATTTTGCCAAGCTGGTAGCTGGAGGATATTTCATTTTTGAAGATCATTCTTGAAGCTATTTTCTGGTGTCAGCACTATCACTGTTGTAGACTTGCAAACTGGCCAAATGGACAGAAGCTATTCGGGGACTAAGCATGCCTTATAATTACTTGAAGATGCCATTTCACTATGTTGTTTGGTCCTTTTTGAAAGAAGAAatcaggagaaggggatgggggaagaggaTCTCTGCACGGAGAGATAGAGAGGGGGACAGCATTTGGGacgtaaataaattaataaaataagtaagtaaataaatacataaatataaaaataaagaagcagaAATCAAACTATACAGGAAAGTCAGATTTAATTTATaggaaacaaatacagaagtagatgctcacagtcatctataagacggaacacagggcccccaatgaaggagctagagaaagcacccaaggagctgaaggggtctgcaaccctataggtggaacagcaatatgagctaaccagtacccccagagcttgtgtctctagctgcatatgtagcagaagatggactagttggccatcactgggaagagaggccccttggtattgcaatctttatatgccccagtacaggggaatgccagggccaagaagtgggagtgggtgggtagggaagcagggcggggggagggtatagagaactttcaggttagcatttgaaatttgaaatgtatataaagagaatatctaacaaaaaaaatagaagtcaTAGGCAAAGTACATAGAGACTATGGAAATATTTTGTGTCTCTTCAAAACATTAGGCACTGTTTTCAGCATCTCAGTGAATTTTCCCCAACACTTTGGCCTTAAAAGTCTTTACTGCATGTAATTAGGCTCAGAACAATGATTCTGAGGAGTAGATAATTATAGTCCTTCTGTTTTGGTGAGTCATGCCTACAACAGTAGTGCAGTTTTAGTGTaatggtaattttttttatttctttaaaactttctgtacatttaattggaattttatctttcattataCACATAAAGATTaaagattataattttattttgtgtattagaATAACTTCTACCATTAATTGTGCTCAAATTGCTTCAACTTTGTTCATTGAAAGCTCTTCCATGGTGGCTTCTGTGTGTTTTCAGCATATTGCATGTACTTCATAACTTCAATTGTTTGTTGCCTTATTTTTGAAATGACCTGACTACTTCTCCAAGGAACTCTGGTTTCTTTTATTATGGAATGACAACTAGAATCCAATTATCTGATGCTAGCTGACCTTTTATATTAGTCTTCCATAACTTGTAAACCCATTTGAATTcctgtatatggtgtgtgtatgtatgtgtgtgtgtgtgtgtgtgtgtgtgtgtgtgtgtgtgtgtgtgtctgaaactATGTTTAGAATCACCTGGGTGGAGTTCTTTTCTGCTCCCCTGGTAGAAATCATATAGCATGGGGGAAGGAACTACACCTGAGCACACAATTTTAGGCCCTGGGTGCTCAAAGCCTGGAGTGTGGACTGACTTAACATTACAGAGCGGACACTAACAATTCACTGCCCTGAGAACTAGATAGCTGTTCCAGTCCAATGCAATGGGTTTACACGTGTTGAGGAATATGGAATTGTAACATAATAACGAGATCACTTAGAAGTAATTTGTTGGAAGATCTCCAAATGTATGTTGATTCATCTGTGCATACAAAATTTATAGATTTTAGAAAAATCTTGcaaatatatcaataaattttTCACCTTTGTTTCGTCTCCTGTAATATCACTAATATTTCCTTTAAAATCATTTACATCTTAGAAAATGCTGACAATTACATCTCATACTTTTTCTTTAGTGGTTTGTAGCATATAGTTTCAAAAGTTGACAGTTTGCATTATTGGAATGTTTACATGTTCTCTAAAGAGAATCCACAAAAGAACTATTTAATTCAGCATTGCATGTGTATATAATTACACCTGAAGAATTTAGTGACTTTCATGAGAAGAAATACTCTGCCTCATAGAGTTATTAAGGCGTTAAGTGCCATGTTTTGAGAACCTGTGTAGAGTGCAGAGGTAACAGGCATATCAGGGGTTGGACAATGACtaagaatggataaagagaatATCCATTTTCAAGTTTCCTGAGATATTATCATGTGATTTTAAACTCTGCCCAGATGAAAATATTTAAGTACTAGACTAACCTACTAAAGATATCTAGTAGCAAGCATACATTCCCAttatttgtaattaaaaataGTGCCAAGTAAAGAGAATACTCTAAAACAAAGTTATGTTccttaaagattgttttaagacAGCCAAGAATAGCACAGTGGTCGTCTTTGTTTACTTGGACAGACTGTGCACCCTTTCAGGAGCACTTCAGGATCCTCAGTTACCTATTCATAGTCAGAACTTTCTTCAGGCCCAGAGTTCTTCTCAGTGCTGCCTTCACTTCCTTGTTCCTTAAGCTATAGATGATGGGGTTCAGCATGGAAGTCACCGCTGTGTAGAAAAGGGCCAAGAGTTTGTCCATTCCTGGTGAGTGGCTAGACTTGGGCCTCAAGTAGTTAATAGATCCTGAGCCAAAAAACAGTGTGACTACAAGTAGATGGGAAGAACAGGTAGAGAAAGCTTTATGGCGCCCCTCGGGTGAAGGCATCACCAGCACTGCAACCAGAATTCGGACATAGGAATAAATGATGAGTAAAAATGGACTAGAAATACAGAGGATGGCTACCACAAAGATGGCAGCCTCATTTTGGGATGTATCTCCACAGGCAAGTGCCAGGACAGGTGGAAGGTCACAGAAGAAGTGGTCTATCTCACAGGGGCCACAGAAGtttaaggagaaaataaaattggttTGTCCCAACCCTACAATGCAACCTGTTCCCCATGAAACTATTGCCAAATGGGCACATACCCCACGATTCATTCGGGTTGTATAGTGGAGTGGGGAGCATATGGCCATGCAGCGGTCAAAGGCCATGGCTGCCAGTAGGCAGCACTCAGTTATACCAAATAGTGTGAAGAAAAACATCTGTGTGGCACATCCCTCCCGAGAGATCCCTCGGGCCTCACTCACAAGGCTCTGCAACATCTTCGGTATGACAGTACAAGTGTAGCCAATCTCCAGGAGAGACAAGTTGGCCAGAAAGAAGTACATGGGAGTGTGTAGGGCTGGACTGGTGCAGATGGCAAGGGTTATGAGTGCATTTCCTGTCAGTGATACTAAGAACATGAGGAGGATGAGGGTAAACAGGAGGAAGCATTCTCCAGGGACCTCAGAGAACTTGGCAAATGCAAAGCGTTTGACAGACAAGCTGTTCTCCTGCCACAGAGAGCAGTTGACACTCATCTCCTGGAAGACAGAACAGTAAGTCATTAGAAGGATTCTTGCAGATGAAAGGAATACTTTTAATACTTTTAGAGCCCCAGTTACATCAGAGACAGAATCTTTCTCTGCGGTCATAATATCAAAGCTTAGAAACAATCCATTCCCACGGATTTTCATATCTAATACTTTCTCTGTTAACATTAGGGGATTTTCCAAAGTGTACTGACCATTGAGCAAAGTGTACAAGGATTTACAGAAGATGGTGGAAACTTGCAGTCCTGGCACTattgaagctcaagcagaagacTTACCATGGGTCTAAGTTCAGCTTCACATGTTGCGTTAGCTATcattcaaataaaagaaaaggaaaagcattAATTGTATCTCAATTCTTTACACATTCTTCTCATTAACTAGTTATCAATGTTACACAGGAAAATTGATCAACCCACACGCATCTCTATGCTTTCCTGTTGCCTCATATACAGTCTCTTCAACCATTCTCTGTGTGTATTGGGCCCAGATTATTCTGTGATTGCTATTGCTAGTATTTAGATCCACGCATTAAAAGTATTGTTTCGTCAAGACTCATACTTTTGgaagtaaaagtaaaattaaataacaactcaataaataaatgattccTCTTTTTAATGTATAGAATTAAAGGCAGAGCACATGCTGATGTCTGGGCAGTAATGGggtggtcagagaagcttcttaagATGAATAAGCTGAGACATGAAAGAGAAGGATCAATTAAAAAACACAATAGCCCTTCATGCCACAAGCCTCAACATGGCAGCTGATTTCTATAACTTAATAGTTCCTATCTCTTTATAGAGCATGTTTTCTTAGTTAGGGTATCACTGATTATGCAGTaaatttcttatttcttaatATTGTTCATGATATTCTATGAATCAGACTATTgagttaaataaagaaaaaaaaaagcaaaagagatgGTGCCTTGGTATGTAGTCCAGGTTAACCTCAAATTCATAAttcctctgtctcagtctcttgaATGCTAGAATTCTAAGAGCAAGACATGGTGCCTGGCTTGATAGAAATTTCTTCCTAACCTTCCATCTCAACAGACCTTACATTATAATTCTATCAAACTACCTGTATTTCTCCACACATATTATCTATACAGTTCATTCCTCTCTGCTCATCTTTGTATAGGGTAGCTGCTGTGTGCTTGCTTGGTTGCTTACATGAAAAACTGGTCATTCCCAAAACAGTCTTGTCTATTTTCCAGATATAATTCATCTCTTCTGCCTACAGTTACACTCTGTTTTTACATTATAATTGCTAAACTAGCCTTTACTACTCTGGTGGGGACTTCTCATTTATACAGAGACTGAGTATGGGCCTGAGTATGGATGTCAATGTTCTTATCATTATGTTTACCATCTTTAACACTCTTTGAGTTCTCATGTAATGAGAAGTCCCAGTGTTTAGCTTACTCTGTCGCCTTAGGTATTCTGCCTGTCCCTGCCCATTATATCATCTGAAGTTCAGTCTCATGTCCCTCAAATATTGGAGATGAAGTGAACTTATTTTTCTC comes from the Mus musculus strain NOD/ShiLtJ chromosome 17 genomic scaffold, GRCm38.p6 alternate locus group NOD/ShiLtJ MMCHR17_CHO_IDD1 genome and includes:
- the Olfr129 gene encoding olfactory receptor 129; this encodes MSVNCSLWQENSLSVKRFAFAKFSEVPGECFLLFTLILLMFLVSLTGNALITLAICTSPALHTPMYFFLANLSLLEIGYTCTVIPKMLQSLVSEARGISREGCATQMFFFTLFGITECCLLAAMAFDRCMAICSPLHYTTRMNRGVCAHLAIVSWGTGCIVGLGQTNFIFSLNFCGPCEIDHFFCDLPPVLALACGDTSQNEAAIFVVAILCISSPFLLIIYSYVRILVAVLVMPSPEGRHKAFSTCSSHLLVVTLFFGSGSINYLRPKSSHSPGMDKLLALFYTAVTSMLNPIIYSLRNKEVKAALRRTLGLKKVLTMNR